A genomic stretch from Mycobacterium cookii includes:
- a CDS encoding GNAT family N-acetyltransferase has protein sequence MTITTRPGRKADVSELSHALGRAFYDDPVSVWIMPDDKVRAAHLRKFFATVTRHHHLAGGGVEVATDGSTIGAAALWDPPGRWKQSTREQVMMLPSFIVGFGPRLSFGRKLSGLLEQMKSQHPEEPHWYLAVIGSDPSVRGKGYGQALMSSRLDRVDAEHAPAYLESSKAENVPYYERFGFEVTGEIVIPDGGPTLWPMWRRPR, from the coding sequence ATGACCATCACAACGCGTCCCGGGCGCAAAGCCGACGTCAGCGAGTTGTCGCACGCCCTCGGCCGCGCCTTCTACGACGACCCGGTGTCGGTGTGGATCATGCCTGACGACAAAGTCCGGGCAGCGCACCTGCGGAAGTTCTTCGCGACCGTCACCCGACACCACCACCTCGCCGGCGGCGGTGTCGAGGTGGCCACCGACGGGTCCACGATCGGCGCGGCCGCGCTCTGGGATCCGCCCGGCCGGTGGAAGCAGTCGACGCGCGAACAAGTGATGATGCTGCCGTCGTTCATCGTCGGGTTCGGGCCGCGGCTGTCGTTCGGCCGCAAACTCAGCGGACTGCTCGAGCAGATGAAGTCGCAGCACCCGGAGGAGCCGCACTGGTATCTCGCGGTGATCGGCAGCGACCCCTCGGTGCGCGGCAAAGGCTACGGGCAGGCGCTGATGAGCTCTCGCCTCGACCGCGTCGACGCCGAGCACGCGCCCGCTTATCTGGAATCCAGCAAGGCGGAAAACGTGCCGTACTACGAACGATTCGGTTTCGAAGTCACCGGCGAGATCGTGATTCCCGACGGCGGCCCCACCCTGTGGCCGATGTGGCGTAGGCCGCGGTAA
- a CDS encoding TetR family transcriptional regulator: protein MNSRTPSSHPHRSGRGRRSEGPSREERKEVTRRAIVAAALKLLDEHSFSGLSLREVTREAGIVPAAFYRHFESMEALGLVLIDESFRTLRDMLRGARAGKLDPNRVIESSVEIVVASVTEGREHWRFIGRERSSGVTVLRYAIRTEFRLLTSELATDLARFPGLNEWSTDDLNILATLFVNSMIVIAEALEDAQSAEAIEEIRITAVKQLRMIVVGVTGWRSKP from the coding sequence GTGAACAGTCGTACTCCTAGCTCACATCCGCACCGATCGGGGCGCGGTCGCAGGAGCGAGGGCCCGTCCCGTGAGGAACGCAAAGAGGTGACCCGGCGGGCCATTGTCGCGGCGGCGCTCAAGCTGCTCGACGAACACAGTTTCAGTGGCCTGAGCCTGCGGGAGGTGACCCGGGAAGCCGGGATCGTCCCGGCGGCGTTCTACCGCCACTTCGAGTCGATGGAGGCCCTCGGGCTGGTCCTGATCGACGAGTCCTTTCGCACCCTGCGGGACATGTTGCGCGGCGCCCGCGCCGGCAAGCTCGACCCCAACCGGGTCATCGAGTCGTCGGTCGAGATCGTCGTCGCGAGCGTCACCGAAGGCCGCGAGCATTGGCGTTTCATCGGCCGCGAACGCTCCAGCGGCGTCACCGTGTTGCGTTACGCGATTCGGACCGAATTCCGGCTTCTCACGTCAGAGTTGGCCACCGACCTGGCCCGGTTCCCGGGGCTGAACGAGTGGAGCACCGACGACCTCAACATCCTGGCCACCCTGTTCGTCAACTCGATGATCGTCATCGCTGAGGCCCTCGAAGACGCGCAGAGCGCCGAGGCGATCGAGGAGATCCGGATCACCGCCGTCAAGCAACTGCGGATGATCGTCGTCGGCGTCACCGGTTGGCGTAGTAAGCCCTAG
- a CDS encoding DUF427 domain-containing protein: MATTMRELLGSALTSLRYEACEKRLRIDLDGEPVADTVSGLLVWEPRRLVPTYAVPDSDVTATLESAGRIDDLPDSSLLFPNQPFATHSCTGEMFDVVVGDVRLPSAGFRPDHPDLAGYVSFDFSAFDWLEEDEPVVAHPHDPFKRVDILASSRRVRVEWDGRLLAESTRPLLLFETLLPVRFYLPRADIVADLEPSDTISYCAYKGRASYLSIPGGPADVAWTYPDPLREAEPIRDYVSFFNERVDIVVDGHRRERPVTHWSPVDVEQ; this comes from the coding sequence ATGGCCACCACGATGCGAGAGCTGCTCGGCAGCGCGCTGACCTCGCTGCGCTATGAGGCGTGCGAGAAACGTCTGCGGATTGACCTGGACGGCGAGCCGGTCGCCGACACCGTCAGCGGCCTGCTGGTGTGGGAGCCGCGGCGCCTGGTCCCGACGTACGCGGTGCCCGACTCCGACGTCACGGCGACGCTGGAATCTGCCGGCCGGATCGACGATCTGCCCGATTCATCGCTGCTGTTTCCGAACCAGCCGTTCGCCACGCATAGCTGCACCGGCGAGATGTTCGATGTGGTCGTCGGCGACGTGCGGCTCCCGTCGGCAGGGTTCCGGCCCGACCACCCCGATCTGGCCGGCTACGTGTCGTTCGATTTCAGCGCGTTCGACTGGCTCGAAGAAGACGAGCCGGTCGTCGCCCACCCGCATGATCCGTTCAAGCGCGTCGACATCCTGGCCAGCAGCCGACGGGTTCGCGTCGAGTGGGACGGCCGGCTACTGGCCGAGTCGACGCGTCCGCTGTTGTTGTTCGAGACGCTGCTGCCGGTGCGGTTCTATCTCCCGCGTGCTGACATCGTCGCCGACCTCGAACCGAGCGACACCATCAGCTACTGCGCCTACAAAGGGCGGGCGTCATACCTGTCGATCCCGGGCGGGCCCGCCGACGTGGCGTGGACCTACCCCGACCCGCTGCGCGAAGCCGAACCCATCCGGGACTACGTGTCGTTCTTCAACGAGCGGGTGGACATCGTCGTCGACGGTCATCGCCGCGAACGGCCGGTGACGCACTGGTCACCTGTCGACGTTGAACAGTGA
- a CDS encoding MaoC family dehydratase produces the protein MRTFESVADLSAIQGQTIGESDWVTISQEDVNLFADATGDHQWIHVDPERAAKGPFGTTIAHGFMTLALLPRLQHQMYTVKGIKLAINYGLNKVRFPAPVPVGSRVRAKSTLVGVEDLGNGATQATVSTTVEVEGSDKPACVAESVVRYIS, from the coding sequence ATGCGCACCTTCGAATCAGTCGCCGACCTCTCCGCGATCCAGGGGCAAACCATCGGCGAGAGCGACTGGGTGACGATCAGCCAGGAAGACGTCAACCTGTTCGCCGACGCGACCGGTGATCACCAGTGGATCCACGTCGACCCTGAGCGGGCGGCCAAGGGTCCGTTCGGCACGACGATCGCCCACGGATTCATGACGCTGGCGCTGCTGCCGCGGCTACAGCATCAGATGTACACCGTCAAAGGCATCAAGCTGGCAATCAACTACGGCCTCAACAAGGTTCGCTTCCCCGCGCCGGTTCCCGTCGGCTCGCGGGTGCGCGCCAAGAGCACACTGGTCGGCGTCGAGGACCTCGGTAACGGTGCAACGCAGGCGACCGTGTCGACCACCGTGGAGGTCGAAGGCTCGGATAAACCGGCCTGCGTGGCTGAGAGCGTCGTTCGCTACATCTCCTAG
- a CDS encoding antibiotic biosynthesis monooxygenase family protein — protein MSTITAHADHATLINVFTVQPERAQELADLLTAATEDVMQHIDGFISANIHVSTDGTRVVNYAQWRSAEAMQAMQQNPAAREHMARCAEVADGFEPHLYTVESVHSAP, from the coding sequence ATGTCGACCATCACCGCGCACGCCGACCACGCCACGCTGATCAATGTCTTCACCGTGCAACCCGAGCGGGCACAGGAGCTCGCCGATCTGCTGACCGCGGCCACCGAGGACGTGATGCAGCACATCGACGGGTTCATCTCGGCGAACATTCACGTCAGCACCGACGGCACCCGCGTGGTCAACTACGCGCAGTGGCGCAGCGCCGAGGCGATGCAGGCAATGCAGCAGAACCCCGCCGCCCGCGAACACATGGCGCGCTGCGCGGAGGTGGCCGACGGCTTCGAGCCGCATCTCTACACGGTCGAGTCGGTGCATTCCGCGCCATGA
- a CDS encoding metallophosphoesterase family protein: MKLLLIADTHVPRRARDLPAQVWEEVADADVVIHAGDWVVPDLLDDLTTRSARLVACWGNNDGPELRSRLPERADVVLGGLHFSVVHETGGSAGREARMSRCYPDTDVLVFGHSHIPWDTTTSTGLRLLNPGSPTDRRRQPFCTYMTAHVVDGTLTDVVLHRLGK, from the coding sequence GTGAAACTGCTGTTGATCGCCGACACCCACGTCCCGCGACGTGCGCGCGATCTGCCCGCTCAGGTCTGGGAGGAAGTGGCCGACGCCGACGTCGTCATCCACGCCGGCGACTGGGTTGTGCCTGACTTGCTCGACGACTTGACGACCAGGTCCGCGCGGCTTGTGGCGTGCTGGGGCAACAACGACGGGCCGGAACTGCGCTCACGCTTGCCCGAACGTGCCGACGTGGTCCTGGGCGGGCTGCACTTCAGCGTCGTCCACGAGACCGGCGGGTCGGCCGGCCGCGAGGCCCGGATGTCGCGCTGCTACCCCGACACCGATGTGCTGGTGTTCGGCCACAGCCACATCCCGTGGGACACCACGACCAGCACCGGTCTGCGACTGCTGAATCCCGGGTCGCCGACCGATCGCCGCAGGCAACCGTTCTGCACGTACATGACCGCACACGTCGTCGACGGCACCCTGACCGACGTCGTCTTGCATCGGCTCGGAAAGTAG
- a CDS encoding Rv0361 family membrane protein, with protein MSSVHDAVRRYARAVQEADIGELRHMTCGVLHEQFSIEQTSVLAAQLAADRCQHGSISVSDFRDVHVDAERWWITATLSFEYAPPLDVRFGLIEQRGRWLLVGADTQTRYARSPLSSGPSVAALAG; from the coding sequence ATGTCGAGCGTGCACGACGCCGTCAGGAGATATGCCCGCGCAGTGCAGGAAGCTGACATCGGCGAACTGCGTCACATGACGTGTGGCGTTCTGCACGAACAATTCTCGATCGAGCAGACCTCGGTGCTGGCGGCCCAACTCGCGGCCGACAGATGTCAGCACGGCTCGATAAGCGTGAGCGATTTCCGGGATGTCCATGTGGACGCCGAGCGGTGGTGGATCACCGCGACGCTGAGCTTCGAATACGCGCCGCCGTTGGATGTGCGGTTCGGGTTGATCGAACAGCGAGGCCGGTGGCTGCTGGTGGGCGCAGACACCCAGACCCGTTACGCGAGAAGTCCGCTGTCCAGCGGACCATCCGTTGCGGCTCTTGCCGGTTGA
- a CDS encoding acyl-CoA dehydrogenase family protein, protein MWDFETDPEYQEKLDWVEEFMVNELEPLDLVALDPYDKQNAETMATLRPLQQQVKDHGLWAAHLKPELGGQGYGQVKLALLNEILGRSRWAPSVFGSQAPDSGNAEILALFGTDDQKTRYLRPLLDGEITSCYSMTEPQGGSDPGLFVTRAERDGDSWVINGEKWFSTNARHATFFIVMAVTNPDARTRDKMSLFIVPAGTPGLEIIRNVGVGTESNATHGYVRYADVRVPAENILGGEGQAFAIAQTRLGGGRIHHAMRTIALARRAFDMMCERAVSRQTRMGPLSNFQMTQEKIADSWIQIEQFRLLVLRTAWLIDKHHDYQKVRRDIAAVKVAMPQVLHDVVQRAMHLHGALGVSNEMPFVKMMIAAESLGIADGATELHKMTVARRTLREYQPVSTPFPSQHLPTRRAAAQARLAERLEHAVAEF, encoded by the coding sequence GTGTGGGACTTCGAAACGGACCCCGAGTACCAGGAGAAGCTGGACTGGGTCGAAGAGTTCATGGTCAACGAGCTCGAGCCACTCGACTTGGTGGCACTCGATCCCTACGACAAGCAGAACGCCGAGACGATGGCAACGCTGCGGCCGCTGCAGCAGCAGGTAAAGGATCACGGGCTGTGGGCGGCGCACCTCAAACCGGAGCTCGGTGGTCAGGGCTACGGCCAGGTGAAGCTGGCGCTGCTCAACGAAATACTGGGCCGGTCGCGGTGGGCCCCGTCGGTGTTCGGCTCGCAGGCCCCCGACTCCGGCAATGCCGAGATCCTGGCCCTGTTCGGGACCGACGACCAGAAGACACGTTATCTGCGGCCGCTGCTCGACGGCGAGATCACGTCCTGCTATTCGATGACCGAGCCGCAGGGCGGCTCGGATCCGGGCCTGTTCGTGACCCGCGCCGAGCGCGACGGCGACAGCTGGGTGATCAACGGCGAGAAGTGGTTTTCCACCAATGCCCGGCACGCGACGTTCTTCATCGTCATGGCCGTCACCAACCCCGACGCACGGACCCGCGACAAGATGTCGCTGTTCATCGTTCCCGCCGGCACACCGGGCCTCGAGATCATCCGCAACGTGGGAGTCGGCACGGAATCGAACGCCACCCACGGCTACGTGCGCTACGCCGATGTCCGAGTGCCGGCCGAGAACATCCTCGGCGGCGAGGGGCAGGCCTTCGCGATCGCGCAGACCCGGCTGGGCGGCGGCCGCATCCACCACGCCATGCGGACCATCGCGTTGGCGCGGCGGGCCTTCGACATGATGTGCGAGCGCGCGGTGTCGCGCCAGACCCGGATGGGCCCGTTGTCGAATTTCCAGATGACGCAGGAGAAGATCGCCGACAGCTGGATTCAGATCGAGCAGTTCCGGCTGTTGGTGCTGCGCACCGCCTGGCTGATCGACAAGCATCACGACTACCAAAAGGTGCGGCGCGACATCGCCGCGGTCAAGGTGGCGATGCCGCAGGTGCTGCACGACGTTGTGCAGCGGGCCATGCATCTGCACGGTGCGCTCGGTGTCTCCAACGAGATGCCGTTCGTCAAGATGATGATCGCCGCGGAGTCGCTGGGCATCGCCGACGGCGCGACCGAACTGCACAAGATGACCGTCGCCCGTCGTACGTTGCGTGAATATCAGCCGGTGTCAACGCCTTTCCCGTCGCAGCATCTGCCGACCCGGCGCGCTGCGGCGCAGGCCAGGCTGGCCGAACGCCTCGAGCACGCGGTCGCCGAGTTCTGA
- a CDS encoding alpha/beta hydrolase family protein, which produces MATPSGDGARRPQQRSQPGTALDGAIRPLLRTARFVAQPWLKSPYDQSDELPIARPTLALAGQALRDEVVLRGLKVRRPVSAPRAFARINREVIAALKFYEDNGWLDSPRGFFAKPPAPKDVTVSQVKGGRHDFQRIDFRSGYAPRPGEPGRERWLGYTANDREYALLLRHPEPRPWLVCVHGTEMGRAAFDLTAFRAWQLHDEFGLNVVMPVLPMHGPRARGLPKGAVFPGEDILDDVHATAQAVWDIRRLLGWIRSQEPQSQIGLNSLSLGGYIAGLVASLESGLTCAILGVPVADVVDVLSHHAGLAHNDPRRRTLELAAPLGRMVSPLSLTPLVPPLGRFIYAGVADRLVHPREQVIRLWEHWGRPQIMWYPGGHIGFFRSRPVQGFVRDALTQSGLLDCPPDPRARPA; this is translated from the coding sequence ATGGCCACCCCTTCCGGCGACGGCGCGCGGCGACCCCAACAGCGGAGCCAGCCCGGTACGGCGTTGGATGGTGCGATCCGTCCGCTGCTGCGAACCGCTCGCTTCGTTGCTCAACCGTGGCTGAAATCCCCTTATGACCAATCGGATGAGCTTCCGATCGCCCGGCCTACGCTCGCGCTGGCGGGACAAGCTCTCCGCGACGAGGTCGTCCTGAGGGGACTGAAGGTACGCCGCCCCGTCAGTGCACCGCGCGCGTTCGCACGAATCAACCGCGAAGTGATCGCGGCATTGAAGTTCTACGAAGACAACGGATGGCTGGACAGCCCGCGAGGATTCTTCGCAAAGCCCCCCGCGCCTAAGGATGTCACCGTCAGCCAGGTGAAGGGAGGCCGGCACGACTTTCAGCGCATCGACTTTCGGAGCGGCTATGCACCGCGTCCGGGTGAGCCCGGTCGGGAGCGGTGGCTGGGGTATACCGCCAACGACCGCGAGTATGCACTGTTATTGCGGCATCCGGAGCCGCGACCGTGGCTGGTGTGCGTGCACGGAACTGAAATGGGCCGCGCGGCATTTGATCTCACGGCGTTTCGCGCTTGGCAGTTGCACGACGAATTCGGCCTGAACGTCGTCATGCCCGTCCTGCCGATGCACGGCCCTCGCGCCCGGGGACTACCGAAGGGAGCCGTATTTCCGGGTGAGGACATCCTCGATGACGTGCACGCGACGGCGCAGGCGGTCTGGGACATCCGGCGGCTGTTGGGCTGGATACGTTCGCAAGAGCCGCAGTCGCAGATCGGCTTGAACAGTCTGTCGCTGGGAGGCTACATCGCGGGTTTGGTCGCCAGCCTCGAGAGTGGTCTCACCTGTGCGATTCTCGGCGTGCCGGTAGCCGACGTGGTCGACGTGTTGTCGCACCATGCTGGTCTCGCCCACAACGATCCCCGCCGTCGCACGTTGGAATTGGCTGCGCCGCTGGGCCGAATGGTGTCGCCGCTGTCACTTACTCCCCTGGTGCCCCCGCTGGGCCGTTTCATCTATGCCGGCGTCGCCGATCGGCTGGTGCATCCACGCGAACAAGTGATCCGGCTCTGGGAGCATTGGGGCAGACCGCAGATCATGTGGTATCCCGGCGGCCACATCGGGTTCTTTCGCTCGCGACCGGTACAGGGATTTGTGCGTGATGCCCTGACGCAGTCCGGTCTGCTGGACTGTCCACCGGATCCGCGTGCGCGCCCTGCCTAA
- a CDS encoding DUF1918 domain-containing protein produces MKAQVGDWLVLKGTTVDKPDQRGLITEVHSSDGSPPYVVRWLQTDHETTVFPGPDALVVSAEEQNAADERARHRFGVVQSAISHTR; encoded by the coding sequence ATGAAGGCTCAGGTTGGCGACTGGCTGGTTCTGAAAGGCACCACGGTCGATAAGCCCGACCAGCGTGGACTGATCACCGAAGTCCACTCCTCGGATGGTTCGCCGCCCTATGTGGTGCGGTGGCTCCAGACCGACCATGAAACGACGGTGTTTCCCGGCCCGGACGCCTTGGTCGTCAGCGCCGAGGAACAGAATGCGGCCGATGAGCGGGCGCGGCATCGATTCGGCGTCGTTCAGTCGGCTATCTCCCACACCCGATAA
- a CDS encoding ferredoxin reductase — protein MFTQTLKRRVLGSDLVNLLTGPHGVDRYTELVAPTWTLAEGRAKVVDVRRNTSRSVTLVLAPNDAFTGTVKAGQYVNVSVEIDGRRHTRCYSPANAEGSAQIELTIGHHDGGLVSTFLYERARRGMVVGLGAVGGDFTLPAQRPRRILFVSGGSGITPVMAMLRTLVRDGHDGEITFVHYARNRAEAPYRDELAAMPGVRVLHGYTRSTGGDLDGRFGREHLAAAMPTPDAVFVCGPTALVDAVREHCDNVHSESFVAPALESPAKPSGGRVTFSDSSVDVVDDGRPLLEQAESAGLNPKSGCRMGICHTCTRRKTSGVVRSLTTGAVSTVAGEDVQICVSVPVGDVDIAL, from the coding sequence ATGTTCACTCAAACTTTGAAACGGCGGGTGCTAGGTTCTGACCTGGTCAACCTGCTGACCGGTCCGCACGGCGTCGACCGGTACACCGAGCTGGTCGCACCGACCTGGACGCTGGCCGAGGGCCGCGCCAAGGTCGTCGACGTGCGGCGCAACACCTCACGCAGTGTCACGCTCGTCCTGGCGCCCAACGACGCCTTCACCGGCACCGTCAAGGCGGGGCAGTACGTCAACGTCAGCGTCGAGATCGACGGGCGCCGCCACACCCGCTGCTACTCGCCGGCCAACGCCGAAGGCTCCGCGCAGATCGAATTGACGATCGGACACCACGACGGCGGCCTGGTCTCGACATTCCTGTACGAGCGGGCACGGCGCGGCATGGTGGTCGGACTCGGCGCGGTCGGCGGCGACTTCACCCTGCCGGCGCAACGGCCGCGACGGATCCTGTTCGTCTCGGGTGGCAGCGGGATCACGCCCGTCATGGCGATGCTGCGCACCCTTGTCCGGGACGGCCACGACGGCGAGATCACGTTCGTCCACTACGCACGCAACCGGGCCGAAGCGCCCTACCGCGACGAGCTCGCGGCGATGCCCGGTGTGCGGGTGCTGCACGGCTACACCCGGTCGACGGGCGGCGACCTCGACGGCCGGTTCGGCCGCGAACACCTGGCGGCGGCGATGCCGACACCAGATGCCGTGTTCGTCTGTGGTCCAACAGCTTTGGTCGACGCGGTCCGCGAGCATTGCGACAATGTGCACTCGGAGAGCTTTGTGGCGCCGGCACTGGAGTCGCCGGCCAAGCCGTCCGGCGGGCGAGTGACGTTCTCGGACAGCAGCGTTGACGTCGTCGACGATGGCCGCCCGCTGCTCGAGCAGGCCGAGTCGGCAGGCCTCAACCCAAAGAGCGGATGCCGGATGGGCATCTGCCACACCTGCACCCGCCGCAAGACCAGCGGTGTCGTGCGCAGCCTGACCACCGGTGCGGTGTCGACCGTCGCGGGCGAGGACGTGCAGATCTGCGTGTCCGTTCCCGTCGGCGACGTCGACATTGCGCTCTAG
- a CDS encoding MarR family winged helix-turn-helix transcriptional regulator, which yields MDTLIDPVTELSRVVGRFRRELRRSAGRGFDSARLTESQSELLWLVGRQPGISVSAAAAELGLMANTASTLVSKLVARGLLVRTAGETDRRVGRLRLAGAAQQVVDSSRAARRAVLAEVINELDSDQIDSLARGLAVLDTMTRRLQERRQ from the coding sequence GTGGACACTCTCATCGACCCCGTCACCGAGTTGTCGCGCGTCGTCGGCAGATTCCGCCGTGAACTCCGCCGATCGGCCGGGCGTGGCTTCGACTCGGCACGGCTCACCGAGTCGCAGTCGGAGTTGCTCTGGCTGGTCGGCCGGCAACCGGGCATCTCGGTCAGCGCTGCCGCCGCGGAGTTGGGGCTGATGGCTAACACCGCCTCGACGCTGGTCTCCAAGCTGGTGGCCAGGGGCTTACTCGTCCGGACCGCCGGTGAAACCGATCGGCGTGTCGGCCGGTTGCGTCTCGCCGGGGCCGCCCAGCAGGTGGTCGATTCATCACGCGCGGCGCGGCGAGCGGTGCTCGCTGAGGTGATCAACGAACTCGACAGCGACCAGATCGACTCGCTGGCAAGGGGTTTGGCGGTCCTCGACACTATGACCCGACGATTACAGGAGCGACGACAATGA
- a CDS encoding alpha/beta fold hydrolase — protein MDAELASWLDAGQHFDYLGFDIFYRVEGSGPPLLLIHGYPFNSFDWEPIWPTLTQRFTVIAPDMMGMGFSAKPFAYEYSVHDHADMHEALLNHLGIGNAHILAHDIGDSVGQELLARHEFRQHVYGALRIDSITWLNGGMFVETYTPRAAQKLMSATPLGDILSPVQNSALSRRVLEPTIREMFGPNTKPTPHMMGVFNQILDYNDGRRVLHKVGRFIKDRYTHRNRWVRAMRETEVPMRLIDGPIDPNSGAHMARRYAEVIPDADVVMLADDIGHWPQLEAPDAVLTHFLAHVDRVSG, from the coding sequence ATGGACGCCGAACTGGCATCGTGGCTGGACGCCGGACAGCACTTCGACTATCTCGGCTTCGACATCTTCTACCGGGTGGAGGGCAGTGGCCCGCCGCTGTTGCTGATCCACGGTTACCCGTTCAATTCCTTTGACTGGGAACCGATCTGGCCGACGCTGACTCAGCGGTTCACCGTCATAGCGCCGGACATGATGGGGATGGGCTTCTCCGCGAAACCGTTCGCCTACGAATACTCGGTGCACGACCACGCCGACATGCACGAAGCGCTGCTGAATCACCTCGGCATCGGCAACGCACACATCCTGGCCCACGACATCGGCGACTCGGTGGGCCAGGAACTGTTGGCGCGTCACGAGTTTCGCCAGCACGTCTATGGCGCGCTGCGCATCGATTCGATCACCTGGCTCAACGGCGGCATGTTCGTCGAGACCTACACGCCGCGCGCCGCGCAGAAGCTGATGTCGGCGACCCCGTTGGGCGACATCCTCAGCCCGGTGCAGAACAGCGCCCTGTCACGCCGCGTATTGGAGCCGACGATCCGGGAGATGTTCGGCCCCAATACCAAACCGACGCCGCACATGATGGGTGTGTTCAACCAGATCCTGGATTACAACGACGGTCGCCGGGTGCTGCACAAGGTCGGCCGATTCATCAAAGACCGGTATACGCACCGGAATCGGTGGGTGCGGGCCATGCGGGAGACCGAGGTCCCGATGCGGCTGATCGACGGACCGATCGACCCCAACTCCGGTGCGCACATGGCCCGTCGCTATGCCGAGGTGATCCCCGACGCCGATGTCGTGATGCTGGCCGACGACATCGGGCACTGGCCGCAACTCGAGGCACCGGATGCGGTGCTGACCCACTTCCTGGCCCACGTCGACCGCGTCAGCGGTTAG
- a CDS encoding MarR family winged helix-turn-helix transcriptional regulator: MQPSDAERSVGYLVKRVQQGLRRRCDSALKSTGLSMAQYSTLRALHEHPDASAAELARLCFVTRQSLQDVLAGLRADGLIETAAAPPRGRSRSLALTRLGSRRLNAAHDAVFGVEADMLQGISSRDRQKIAELLIRCAENVEG, from the coding sequence ATGCAACCCTCGGACGCCGAACGCTCGGTCGGGTATCTGGTGAAACGGGTGCAGCAGGGCCTGCGCCGCCGATGCGACAGCGCGCTGAAGTCCACCGGTCTGTCGATGGCGCAGTACTCGACGCTGCGGGCACTGCATGAACACCCGGATGCCTCGGCCGCGGAGTTGGCGCGGCTGTGTTTCGTGACGCGGCAGTCGCTGCAGGACGTGTTGGCCGGCTTACGCGCTGACGGCCTGATCGAGACCGCCGCCGCGCCGCCGCGCGGTCGGTCGCGGTCGCTGGCACTGACCCGTCTGGGCTCGCGCCGGCTCAATGCCGCGCACGACGCGGTTTTCGGCGTGGAAGCTGACATGCTGCAAGGGATTTCGTCGCGAGACCGACAGAAAATCGCCGAGCTGCTGATTCGGTGTGCGGAGAACGTCGAGGGCTAG